In Bradyrhizobium guangxiense, the following are encoded in one genomic region:
- a CDS encoding FAD-binding oxidoreductase — MPAAGPSSEPIIPTGPLTAQMRDSLRAIVGEKGLIEDEHGKQPFVTDWRGLLVGRAGAVVRPGSTGEVAKVVKLCHEHGVAIVPQGGNTGLMGGATPWPAHTGIVLSLGRMNRVLEVDATGYTMTVEAGCVLQTLQETAARHDRFLPLSLGAQGSCMIGGNLSTNAGGVQVLRYGNARNLVLGLEVVLPNGDVWDGLRALKKDNTGYDLKHLFMGAEGTLGIITRAVLKLWPAPKDVCTAWLAIRDPRAALEILSEAHSASEDNVGSCELMSRAAIDMVLRHVPDTQDPLKADTPWYLLLEWSSARARQDGAEGIAAKMEQFLSDQLEAGRVLDAVIAQTGNQSHNMWRIRESVAEASRAEGPGLSYDVSVAISRIPEFIDQGLKAVLDILPTIRPYPLGHIGDGNLHFSFMGPPGMDQQTLTQYKGAITRAVNDLVTSMDGSISAEHGIGIDKLDELSHYRSKTELDIMRTIKRALDPQNIMNPGKVLRL; from the coding sequence ATGCCGGCAGCCGGTCCGTCGTCCGAACCCATCATTCCAACCGGTCCGCTCACCGCCCAGATGCGCGATTCACTGCGCGCGATCGTCGGTGAGAAGGGCCTCATCGAGGACGAGCACGGCAAGCAGCCGTTCGTGACGGATTGGCGCGGATTGCTGGTCGGGCGTGCCGGCGCCGTCGTTCGTCCTGGCAGCACCGGGGAAGTCGCGAAGGTGGTCAAGCTCTGCCATGAGCATGGCGTCGCGATCGTACCGCAGGGTGGAAACACCGGCCTGATGGGCGGAGCGACGCCCTGGCCTGCGCATACCGGCATCGTGTTGTCGCTCGGCCGCATGAACCGCGTGCTGGAGGTCGATGCCACAGGCTACACCATGACGGTCGAGGCCGGCTGCGTGCTGCAGACGCTGCAGGAGACCGCGGCCAGGCATGACAGGTTCCTGCCTCTCAGCCTTGGCGCCCAGGGCTCGTGCATGATCGGCGGCAATCTGTCGACCAATGCCGGCGGCGTGCAGGTGCTCCGCTACGGCAATGCCCGCAATCTCGTCCTGGGACTCGAGGTCGTGCTGCCGAACGGCGACGTCTGGGACGGCTTGCGTGCGCTCAAGAAGGACAACACCGGCTACGATCTCAAGCACCTCTTCATGGGCGCCGAAGGAACGCTCGGCATCATCACCAGGGCCGTGCTCAAGTTATGGCCGGCTCCCAAGGACGTCTGCACGGCGTGGCTGGCGATCCGGGATCCGCGTGCGGCGCTGGAGATCCTGTCGGAAGCCCATAGCGCATCCGAGGACAATGTCGGCTCCTGCGAGCTGATGAGCCGCGCCGCCATCGACATGGTGCTTCGCCACGTTCCCGACACGCAGGATCCGCTCAAGGCGGACACGCCCTGGTACCTGCTGCTCGAATGGTCGTCCGCGCGGGCGCGCCAGGACGGCGCCGAGGGCATCGCGGCGAAGATGGAGCAGTTTCTCAGCGATCAACTCGAGGCCGGGCGCGTGCTCGACGCGGTCATCGCCCAGACCGGAAACCAATCGCACAACATGTGGCGCATCCGGGAAAGCGTCGCCGAGGCATCGCGGGCCGAGGGGCCGGGGCTCAGCTACGACGTCTCGGTGGCGATCTCCAGGATTCCGGAGTTCATCGACCAGGGGCTCAAGGCCGTGCTCGACATTCTCCCGACCATCCGGCCCTATCCCCTCGGACACATCGGCGACGGCAACCTGCATTTCTCGTTCATGGGGCCGCCCGGCATGGATCAGCAGACGCTGACGCAATACAAGGGCGCCATCACGCGGGCCGTGAATGACCTCGTCACCTCCATGGACGGTTCGATCTCGGCGGAACACGGTATCGGCATCGACAAGCTCGACGAGCTCAGCCACTACCGCTCGAAGACCGAGCTCGACATCATGCGAACCATCAAGCGCGCGCTCGATCCGCAAAACATCATGAATCCCGGCAAGGTGCTGCGGCTGTGA
- a CDS encoding TadE/TadG family type IV pilus assembly protein has product MIRRAMLCFATDRKANVAIIFALTMVPIVFLLGMTLDYTLALRKREQLNAAADAAAIAAVRPAMLTQTDRTTIENTAAAVFAAKANLPGLKAVPTPTVTVTDVGLARTITVSYVAESVNNFPGVLGKQTWQVGGSATAKASSAPNMDFYLLLDDSPSMALAATQKDIDNMVLATKNQPTYAKNCAFACHEAHPNNANPSSTNKDNLTVARANNITLRIDLVTNAVKQLMVGPWSCPQSGTPGGVMQCMSALNHTTYRAAIYTFDYALNTVQTLTTPDTAGTKVGNIQLLTVDHQNCPVLDSKGACIYTTDYGTDISKGLTDLNTAMPNPGDGTAAGTPQEVVFLVTDGVEDKLIPKTGGSCDPNATYALPPANSTTVRCQQPLNTAICDTIKKRNIRIAILYTESLQLPADSWYPSRISQFNNPTSSTGTIAQRLQSCASPGLYASVQNGGDINKALTDLFIKVASSTASLVQ; this is encoded by the coding sequence ATGATCCGCCGCGCAATGCTCTGTTTTGCGACAGACCGGAAGGCCAACGTCGCCATCATCTTCGCGCTGACGATGGTCCCTATCGTCTTTCTCCTGGGCATGACGCTCGACTACACGCTGGCCTTGCGCAAGCGCGAGCAATTGAACGCGGCTGCCGACGCAGCCGCGATCGCAGCCGTGCGGCCCGCGATGCTGACGCAGACCGACAGGACCACTATCGAGAACACGGCGGCTGCCGTCTTCGCCGCGAAGGCGAATCTTCCCGGGCTGAAGGCCGTGCCGACGCCGACGGTCACGGTCACGGACGTCGGCCTGGCGCGGACCATCACGGTTTCCTACGTGGCCGAGTCCGTCAATAATTTTCCTGGCGTCCTCGGCAAGCAGACCTGGCAGGTGGGAGGGTCGGCGACGGCGAAGGCGTCCAGCGCGCCCAACATGGATTTCTACCTGCTGCTGGATGACTCCCCGTCGATGGCGCTGGCGGCGACCCAGAAAGACATCGACAACATGGTGCTCGCCACCAAGAACCAGCCCACCTATGCCAAGAACTGCGCATTCGCCTGCCATGAGGCACATCCCAACAACGCCAATCCCAGCTCGACGAACAAGGACAATCTCACGGTCGCACGTGCCAACAACATCACGCTGCGCATCGATCTCGTGACCAACGCCGTCAAGCAATTGATGGTCGGACCCTGGTCGTGCCCGCAGTCAGGCACGCCGGGCGGCGTCATGCAGTGCATGTCGGCCCTCAACCACACGACCTACAGGGCTGCCATTTATACCTTCGATTACGCCCTGAACACGGTCCAGACGCTGACCACGCCGGACACCGCCGGCACGAAAGTCGGCAACATTCAGCTCCTGACGGTCGATCACCAGAACTGCCCCGTCCTCGACAGCAAGGGCGCCTGCATCTACACCACCGACTACGGCACCGATATCTCGAAGGGCCTGACAGACCTCAACACCGCCATGCCCAATCCAGGCGACGGCACCGCGGCAGGTACGCCGCAGGAGGTGGTCTTTCTCGTCACCGACGGCGTCGAGGACAAGCTCATCCCGAAGACCGGGGGAAGCTGCGACCCCAACGCCACCTATGCGCTTCCGCCAGCCAATTCCACGACCGTGCGATGCCAGCAACCGCTCAACACGGCGATATGTGATACCATCAAGAAGCGGAACATCCGTATCGCGATCCTCTACACTGAGTCCCTGCAGCTGCCGGCTGACAGCTGGTATCCCAGCCGTATCTCGCAGTTCAACAATCCGACCTCGTCGACGGGCACGATCGCGCAACGGCTGCAATCCTGCGCCTCACCGGGCCTGTACGCGAGTGTCCAGAACGGTGGCGACATCAACAAGGCGCTGACGGACCTGTTCATCAAGGTCGCGTCGAGCACGGCCAGCCTCGTGCAGTAG
- a CDS encoding TadE/TadG family type IV pilus assembly protein, giving the protein MRRRRNRRVAFAASDSGATAVEFALVAAPFLALIIALIQTFLVFFAQQMLESIVQQSARLVMTGQVQSAQMTQAVFKQKVCDQIVILFNCSTLMVDMQVATSWTSANTAMPTLTYDGSGKVSNVWQYNPGNPGDIVVLRVMYEWPVMLGPLGFNLSNLSNGNRLIMSSAAFQNEPGASL; this is encoded by the coding sequence ATGAGGAGACGCCGCAATCGCCGCGTCGCTTTCGCCGCCAGTGACAGCGGAGCCACCGCCGTCGAGTTCGCGCTCGTTGCCGCGCCGTTTCTCGCCCTCATCATCGCACTGATCCAGACCTTTCTCGTCTTCTTCGCCCAGCAGATGCTTGAATCGATCGTGCAGCAATCGGCGCGGCTGGTCATGACCGGGCAGGTTCAGTCCGCGCAGATGACGCAGGCGGTCTTCAAGCAGAAGGTCTGCGACCAGATCGTGATCCTGTTCAATTGCAGTACCCTGATGGTGGACATGCAGGTGGCGACCTCCTGGACGTCCGCGAACACGGCAATGCCAACCCTGACCTATGACGGCTCGGGCAAGGTCTCCAATGTCTGGCAGTACAATCCGGGCAATCCCGGCGACATCGTCGTGCTCCGTGTGATGTACGAGTGGCCGGTCATGCTCGGTCCGCTCGGCTTCAACCTGTCGAACCTCAGCAATGGCAACCGGCTGATCATGTCGTCCGCCGCGTTCCAGAACGAGCCAGGAGCTTCCTTATGA
- a CDS encoding TadE/TadG family type IV pilus assembly protein — translation MISALSSRARHLVADVRAVAATEFAIVTPFMLLLYVGGVELGTALSMNVKVSATAHSVADMITQNTAVTSTQMTGILAAATAIMAPYPITNGSTSLMTITVSEVSTDSSGNATVQWSTSTKAGAARTPGTAMTLSSFTAPGGTSNANISLILSEVSYDYTPNLGFTIAGTVKLSDSYYLFPRCSTNGPATLTPPYYDVKYPATSTCTCVQHLQQKTC, via the coding sequence ATGATCTCCGCCCTGTCATCTCGCGCCCGGCACTTGGTGGCCGATGTCCGCGCCGTTGCAGCGACGGAGTTCGCCATCGTGACGCCGTTCATGCTGTTGCTCTATGTCGGCGGCGTCGAGCTCGGAACCGCGCTCTCCATGAACGTCAAGGTCAGCGCGACCGCGCACAGTGTCGCCGACATGATCACGCAGAACACGGCCGTCACCTCGACTCAAATGACCGGCATCCTTGCTGCCGCGACCGCCATCATGGCGCCATATCCCATCACGAATGGCAGCACCTCCTTGATGACGATCACGGTCTCGGAAGTCTCGACCGACAGCAGCGGCAATGCGACGGTGCAATGGAGCACGTCGACCAAGGCGGGAGCGGCGAGAACGCCGGGGACCGCCATGACGTTGTCGTCCTTTACCGCGCCGGGCGGGACCAGCAACGCCAACATCTCCCTCATCCTGAGCGAGGTGTCCTACGACTACACGCCCAACCTAGGCTTCACCATCGCGGGCACCGTCAAGCTGTCCGACAGCTATTATCTGTTTCCGCGCTGCTCGACCAATGGCCCGGCCACGTTGACCCCTCCTTACTACGACGTGAAATATCCGGCGACGAGCACCTGCACCTGCGTCCAGCATCTGCAGCAGAAGACCTGTTAG
- a CDS encoding TetR/AcrR family transcriptional regulator, with the protein MTKVASVSEPRRRGRPPKDQSQPNAPRARLLRTGVALLTEKGFSAVGIDEILASADAPKGSFYHYFGSKEAFGLELIDAYAAYFARKLDRWFDDAARAPLDRLRDFIADARSGMARYGYRRGCLVGNLGQEMGALPEPFRKRLAAVFTDWEARTSRCLRLAQEAGDIPKSLDCDSLAHFFWIGWEGAVLRAKLERRPDALDIFARGFLGMIQAKDR; encoded by the coding sequence ATGACCAAGGTGGCCTCGGTTTCAGAGCCGCGTCGGCGCGGCCGTCCTCCGAAGGACCAGTCGCAGCCGAATGCACCGCGCGCGCGTCTGCTGCGCACGGGCGTTGCACTTCTGACCGAGAAGGGATTCAGCGCCGTCGGCATCGACGAGATCCTGGCCTCTGCGGATGCGCCGAAGGGGTCGTTCTATCACTACTTCGGCAGCAAGGAGGCTTTTGGCCTCGAACTGATCGACGCCTATGCCGCCTATTTCGCGCGCAAGCTGGATCGATGGTTCGACGATGCAGCGCGGGCTCCGCTGGACCGCCTCCGCGATTTCATCGCAGACGCCCGGTCGGGCATGGCGCGCTACGGCTATCGACGTGGCTGCCTCGTCGGCAATCTCGGACAAGAGATGGGGGCCTTGCCGGAGCCGTTCCGAAAGCGACTGGCCGCCGTTTTCACGGATTGGGAAGCACGGACCTCACGCTGTCTCCGATTGGCGCAGGAGGCCGGCGACATACCCAAGAGCCTCGATTGCGACAGCCTCGCGCACTTCTTCTGGATCGGCTGGGAAGGGGCGGTGCTGCGGGCGAAGCTGGAACGGCGCCCCGATGCGCTCGACATATTCGCCCGGGGATTCCTCGGGATGATCCAGGCAAAGGACAGGTGA
- a CDS encoding MDR family oxidoreductase: MTASNSFRAILIENEGGKQSVGLTELPRDRLPEGNVTVRVACSTLNYKDALAITGKSPVVRKFPMVPGIDLAGTVEESSSSEFKRGDKVVLNGWGVGEQHWGGLAEIARVKSDWLIPLEPTFSFAQAMSIGTAGYTAALCVMALERHGIKPGDGEVLVTGAAGGVGSIATALLARLGYDVVAVTGRSEEAEYLASLGAKRILPRSLFSEPGKPLAREQWVGAVDVAGGQVLANVCASMKYRGVVAACGLAAGMSFPATVAPFILRGVTLVGIDSVMCPRDERIEAWRRLARDLDPIRLDAMTEKVSLENCIPVADRLIAGAVRGRVIVPISID, from the coding sequence ATGACAGCGAGCAATAGCTTCAGAGCCATCCTGATCGAGAATGAAGGTGGCAAGCAGTCCGTAGGACTAACGGAGCTCCCGCGCGACAGATTGCCCGAGGGCAATGTGACGGTGCGGGTCGCCTGTTCGACCCTGAACTACAAGGATGCGCTCGCGATCACCGGGAAGAGCCCGGTGGTCCGCAAGTTTCCAATGGTTCCCGGCATCGACCTTGCGGGGACCGTCGAGGAATCCTCGTCGTCCGAGTTCAAGCGCGGCGACAAGGTCGTGTTGAACGGCTGGGGCGTGGGCGAGCAGCATTGGGGCGGCTTGGCCGAGATAGCGCGCGTCAAGAGCGACTGGCTGATACCGCTCGAGCCCACCTTTTCCTTCGCGCAAGCGATGAGCATCGGAACGGCCGGCTACACTGCGGCACTGTGCGTGATGGCGCTGGAGCGCCACGGCATCAAGCCGGGTGACGGTGAGGTGCTAGTGACGGGAGCTGCCGGTGGCGTCGGCAGCATTGCGACCGCGCTGCTTGCAAGGCTCGGCTATGACGTGGTCGCGGTGACGGGCCGGAGCGAGGAGGCCGAATATCTCGCGAGCCTTGGCGCCAAGCGGATCTTGCCGCGATCGCTGTTCAGCGAGCCCGGCAAGCCGCTTGCGAGAGAACAGTGGGTCGGCGCGGTCGATGTGGCCGGCGGGCAGGTGCTCGCCAATGTCTGCGCATCGATGAAGTATCGCGGCGTCGTCGCGGCCTGTGGGCTGGCGGCCGGCATGAGCTTTCCGGCCACAGTCGCTCCTTTCATCCTCCGCGGTGTCACGCTGGTCGGGATCGACAGCGTCATGTGTCCGCGCGACGAACGCATCGAGGCGTGGCGGCGGCTGGCCCGGGATCTCGATCCGATTCGACTTGATGCGATGACGGAGAAGGTGTCCCTCGAAAACTGCATCCCGGTTGCGGACCGTCTCATTGCCGGCGCGGTGCGGGGACGCGTGATCGTGCCGATTTCCATCGACTAG
- a CDS encoding peroxidase-related enzyme (This protein belongs to a clade of uncharacterized proteins related to peroxidases such as the alkylhydroperoxidase AhpD.): MTQAIAISRFPVPDLADMPDDIRARILAVQEKSGFIPNVFLVLAHRPDEFRAFFAYHDALMDKPGNLTKAEREMIVVATSNLNQCQYCVIAHGAILRIRAKDPLIADQVAVNYRKADITDRQKAMLDFAVRVSTEAYEVSESDFATLKSHGFTEEDIWDIAAITAFFGLSNRLANVTSMRPNAEFYSMGRG; this comes from the coding sequence ATGACCCAGGCAATTGCCATTAGCCGCTTTCCTGTCCCTGATCTCGCCGACATGCCTGACGACATCAGGGCCCGTATCCTGGCCGTCCAGGAGAAGTCCGGCTTCATTCCGAACGTGTTTCTCGTGCTCGCGCACCGGCCGGACGAGTTTCGCGCGTTCTTTGCCTATCACGACGCGCTCATGGACAAGCCGGGCAACCTCACCAAGGCGGAGCGGGAAATGATCGTGGTTGCGACCAGCAACCTCAATCAATGCCAGTATTGCGTCATCGCGCATGGCGCGATCCTGCGCATCCGCGCCAAGGATCCGCTGATCGCCGATCAGGTCGCGGTCAACTACCGCAAGGCCGACATCACGGATCGGCAGAAGGCGATGCTCGATTTCGCCGTACGCGTCTCGACGGAGGCCTACGAGGTTTCCGAATCCGATTTCGCCACGCTGAAATCGCACGGCTTCACGGAAGAGGACATCTGGGACATTGCCGCGATCACGGCCTTCTTCGGCCTCTCCAATCGGCTTGCCAACGTCACCAGCATGCGTCCGAATGCGGAATTCTACAGTATGGGACGCGGCTAA
- the acdA gene encoding 3-sulfinopropanoyl-CoA desulfinase, with protein sequence MELSSQQLALKERAAALSNGTIRGRAADIDQSRDYPWDVVEALKAERFMGMTIPPEYGGQGRSFLDTVLVIEEIARSCTVSARIVVEANMGAISTVMAYGTDAQKKRAADLVLGGDKPAICITEPDAGSDAGGMTTRADKRGNRYVLNGKKHWITGAGVSRLHLIFARVFDEGGEELGVGGFLAVRGEVQGLRVSKREMTMGLCGMPEGELVFEDLEITPDMVLLPPSGFKRGFADLINAYNSQRVGAGTVAMGVAAGALEHAIAWAKTRQQFGRPIGEFQGLHWMLADMQTQLTASRLMLHAAAASRGPGGSAFPDPMLAAQAKIFASEAAIKIVNDALQVFGARGYSRDFPLERMARDVRMFTIGGGTAQVLRTLVASKVLGWKLPQTRDGYVVSEGATEEN encoded by the coding sequence ATGGAGCTCTCATCCCAGCAGCTGGCCTTGAAGGAAAGGGCCGCGGCGCTCTCGAACGGGACGATCCGCGGACGCGCAGCCGATATCGACCAGTCTCGCGACTATCCATGGGATGTCGTCGAGGCGCTGAAGGCCGAGCGCTTCATGGGAATGACCATTCCGCCGGAATATGGCGGGCAGGGCCGGAGCTTTCTCGACACGGTGTTGGTCATCGAGGAAATCGCCCGCTCGTGCACCGTCTCTGCGCGCATCGTGGTCGAGGCCAACATGGGCGCCATCTCGACCGTCATGGCCTATGGCACCGACGCGCAGAAGAAGCGTGCCGCCGATCTCGTCCTGGGTGGCGACAAGCCGGCGATCTGCATCACGGAGCCTGACGCCGGCAGCGATGCGGGCGGGATGACCACGCGGGCGGACAAGCGCGGCAACCGCTACGTGCTCAACGGCAAGAAACATTGGATCACCGGCGCCGGGGTTTCCCGCCTCCATTTGATCTTCGCGCGCGTGTTCGATGAGGGTGGAGAGGAGCTGGGCGTCGGCGGCTTCCTGGCGGTCCGCGGCGAGGTCCAGGGATTGCGCGTCAGCAAGCGCGAAATGACGATGGGACTCTGCGGCATGCCCGAGGGCGAGCTCGTCTTCGAGGATCTCGAGATCACGCCGGACATGGTGCTGTTGCCGCCATCGGGCTTCAAACGCGGGTTTGCCGACCTCATCAACGCCTATAACAGCCAGCGCGTCGGGGCCGGCACGGTCGCCATGGGTGTTGCGGCCGGCGCGCTGGAGCACGCCATTGCGTGGGCGAAGACGCGCCAGCAGTTCGGGCGGCCGATCGGCGAATTTCAAGGTCTGCATTGGATGCTCGCCGATATGCAGACACAGCTGACCGCATCACGCCTGATGCTGCACGCAGCTGCTGCCTCGCGAGGACCGGGCGGCAGCGCATTTCCCGATCCCATGCTTGCGGCGCAGGCGAAGATCTTCGCGTCGGAAGCCGCCATCAAGATCGTCAATGATGCGCTGCAGGTGTTCGGGGCGCGGGGCTATTCGCGTGACTTTCCTCTCGAGCGCATGGCACGTGACGTCCGCATGTTCACGATCGGCGGCGGCACGGCGCAGGTGCTGCGCACGTTGGTTGCCAGCAAGGTCCTGGGCTGGAAGTTGCCGCAGACGCGCGACGGCTACGTCGTGTCGGAGGGTGCCACAGAAGAGAACTAG
- a CDS encoding CoA transferase subunit A, whose product MTDFVTPQKMAEMIPSGCKLGLAPDDYAAAPGLVRMLIDRGIRDLHVVCAPIGGMQVDMLIGAGAVATLETSAVSLGEAGGAPCFSRAVRDGSIRLRDATCPAVFAGLTAAEKGVPFMPIRGIIGSDVLKKRDDWKVTSNPFDDSEKIVVVSAIQPDISLIHAPEADRFGNVRLGRRREVMLLAHASKKTFVTVERISEVSLLEDENMAAGVLPAIYVSAVAQLKNGGWPTGLYAQYPRDGQEVEKYARAARSPEGFQAYIRDSRSPA is encoded by the coding sequence ATGACAGATTTCGTAACGCCGCAGAAGATGGCGGAGATGATACCGTCGGGGTGCAAGCTCGGCCTGGCGCCGGACGACTATGCCGCGGCCCCGGGATTGGTCCGGATGCTGATCGATCGCGGCATTCGCGATCTCCATGTGGTCTGTGCGCCGATTGGCGGCATGCAGGTCGACATGCTCATCGGCGCCGGCGCCGTGGCAACGCTGGAGACGAGTGCCGTCAGCCTGGGCGAAGCCGGCGGCGCGCCCTGTTTCAGCCGGGCCGTCCGCGACGGATCCATTCGCCTTCGCGATGCGACTTGTCCCGCGGTGTTCGCGGGGCTGACGGCCGCAGAGAAGGGCGTCCCGTTCATGCCGATCCGCGGCATCATCGGCAGTGACGTCTTGAAGAAGCGAGACGACTGGAAGGTGACGTCCAATCCCTTCGACGACAGTGAGAAGATCGTCGTGGTCTCGGCGATCCAGCCCGACATATCGCTGATCCACGCACCCGAAGCGGACCGGTTCGGCAATGTTCGGCTCGGACGCCGACGCGAGGTGATGCTGTTGGCCCATGCCTCGAAAAAGACCTTCGTGACCGTCGAGCGCATCTCCGAGGTATCGCTGCTCGAAGACGAGAACATGGCCGCCGGCGTCCTGCCCGCGATCTATGTGAGCGCGGTGGCACAGCTCAAGAATGGCGGGTGGCCGACGGGACTCTACGCCCAGTATCCCAGGGATGGGCAGGAGGTCGAGAAATACGCGAGGGCGGCGCGCTCGCCGGAAGGCTTCCAGGCCTACATCCGGGATTCGAGGAGCCCGGCATGA
- a CDS encoding CoA-transferase: MSEACTSRELMIYTISRLLKGVRHVAVGQSSPMPAAGAMLLRALNERDRLERVQVSILGSVMHNSFTGGAEELFDCAAQGRLDAFFLGGGQIDGQGNVNLVGTGNYPNNPVRWPGSFGSAYLYFLVPRVILFREEHSLRSLVERVDFVSAPGVTDETAYRRGGPYALLTNAALFSFEREAGRFRLESTHPGYDWRDIRGTTGFSYDNETCEVTTPSPDEETLSLMRGRIREELRECYPQFAGTLPGPG, from the coding sequence ATGAGCGAGGCGTGCACCAGCCGCGAGCTGATGATCTACACGATCTCGCGGCTGCTGAAAGGCGTGCGGCATGTTGCGGTCGGCCAGTCGTCGCCGATGCCGGCGGCGGGCGCGATGCTGTTGCGTGCGCTCAACGAGCGGGACAGACTGGAGCGCGTGCAGGTCTCGATCCTCGGGTCGGTCATGCATAATTCCTTCACCGGCGGTGCCGAGGAGCTGTTCGATTGTGCAGCGCAGGGGCGTCTCGACGCCTTCTTCCTCGGTGGAGGTCAGATCGACGGCCAGGGCAATGTCAATCTCGTCGGCACTGGCAACTATCCGAACAACCCCGTCAGATGGCCCGGTTCGTTCGGCTCCGCCTACCTGTATTTCCTCGTTCCGCGAGTCATTCTGTTCCGGGAGGAGCACAGCCTGCGATCCCTGGTGGAGCGCGTGGACTTCGTGTCTGCGCCTGGCGTCACCGACGAGACGGCCTATCGGCGAGGCGGCCCTTACGCCCTGTTGACCAATGCGGCGCTCTTTTCCTTCGAACGAGAGGCGGGACGCTTTCGCCTCGAGAGCACGCATCCGGGATACGATTGGCGTGACATTCGAGGCACGACAGGTTTCTCCTACGACAACGAAACATGCGAGGTCACGACGCCGTCGCCGGACGAGGAGACCCTGTCCTTGATGCGGGGGCGAATTCGCGAGGAGCTGCGCGAGTGTTACCCGCAGTTCGCAGGCACACTGCCGGGTCCGGGTTGA
- a CDS encoding transporter has translation MAEPAKLVSAGSNAEPITGLVWAFRLHSDGSAEALPVAQPIEFGHDGRLWLHFNLTDARARPWIASSQLPPLARELLLSNDTFQQLHVIDHCVYGVFSDLVREIDAVTEETAFLRFAMTERLLVSGRHQALCSADATRRVLEGGYRVDNVAHLLEKIVDEVADTLDRVADKLGQEIDDIEERILADDARPEMRRNLGRLRRTCVRLHRQLTGLRVLFHRLDQKNTDRLSPALRIQAGKLAQRLDGLDHDIVELRERSRLLEEELRFKNEEESNRHLHTLSIVTSLLLPPTLITGIFGMNTKGLPLTDVETGFLWAAVLMACSVGAAYLFMRRTGIFK, from the coding sequence ATGGCGGAGCCGGCAAAGCTTGTCAGCGCGGGATCGAACGCCGAACCCATCACCGGCCTGGTCTGGGCCTTCCGTCTGCACAGCGACGGCAGCGCTGAGGCGCTGCCGGTCGCCCAGCCGATCGAGTTCGGCCATGACGGCCGGCTGTGGCTGCATTTCAACCTGACCGATGCGCGCGCACGGCCGTGGATTGCCTCCTCACAGCTGCCGCCGCTGGCGCGCGAGCTGCTGCTGTCGAACGACACGTTCCAGCAGCTCCACGTCATCGATCATTGCGTCTATGGCGTGTTCTCCGACCTCGTGCGCGAGATCGACGCCGTAACGGAGGAGACCGCGTTCCTGCGCTTCGCCATGACCGAGCGCCTTCTCGTCAGCGGTCGCCATCAGGCGTTGTGCTCGGCGGACGCAACGCGGCGCGTGCTCGAAGGGGGCTACCGCGTCGACAATGTCGCGCACCTGCTCGAGAAGATCGTCGACGAGGTCGCCGACACGCTGGATCGGGTGGCCGACAAGTTGGGCCAGGAGATCGACGACATCGAGGAGCGCATCCTCGCCGATGACGCAAGACCGGAGATGCGCCGCAATCTCGGCCGCCTGCGCCGGACCTGTGTGAGATTGCACCGGCAGCTCACCGGCCTGCGCGTGCTGTTTCACCGGCTCGACCAGAAGAACACCGATCGCCTGTCGCCCGCCTTGCGGATCCAGGCCGGCAAGCTCGCGCAGCGGCTCGATGGCCTCGATCACGACATCGTCGAGCTCAGGGAGCGCAGCCGCCTGCTCGAGGAAGAGCTGCGCTTCAAGAACGAGGAGGAGAGCAACCGTCATCTCCACACACTCTCGATCGTGACCTCCTTGCTGCTCCCGCCGACGCTGATCACCGGCATCTTCGGCATGAACACCAAGGGCCTGCCGCTCACCGACGTCGAGACCGGCTTCCTCTGGGCCGCGGTGCTGATGGCCTGCTCGGTCGGCGCGGCCTATCTCTTCATGCGGCGTACGGGTATCTTCAAATAG